A window from Halomicrobium urmianum encodes these proteins:
- a CDS encoding HFX_2341 family transcriptional regulator — protein MQTHIVPVGFDYDRLIAPLVREQLDVDRVILLEGAVGSEANVEYSQNLAEKLETDYRNLLGAETERVVVEDVYDYDTAFEQAFELINTELDRADDAEVWVNISAMPRTVSFAYATAAHSIMVEREEDRQRIHTYYTVPEKYLETELAEELRKGLDLLADLKDEVDGDLDERVEERLDTAEDLLSEFDERGTTIGAKEIDGSHVVELPVASFSNVKPFEEVILFTLGEHGEFESVSELAQELARELGEEYTDSFRSKVIYNVDRLGPGGKGYIEQEEHGKSYRTRLSRIGELWVRAHGDGERPEV, from the coding sequence ATGCAGACCCACATCGTGCCGGTCGGCTTCGACTACGACCGACTGATAGCGCCGCTCGTGCGCGAGCAGCTGGACGTCGACCGGGTGATCCTGCTGGAGGGAGCGGTCGGCAGCGAGGCCAACGTGGAGTACTCCCAGAACCTCGCGGAGAAGCTCGAGACCGACTACCGGAACCTGCTGGGCGCCGAGACCGAGCGCGTCGTCGTCGAGGACGTCTACGACTACGACACGGCCTTCGAGCAGGCCTTCGAGCTGATCAACACCGAACTGGACCGCGCCGACGACGCCGAGGTGTGGGTCAACATCTCGGCGATGCCCCGCACCGTCTCCTTCGCCTACGCGACGGCCGCCCACTCGATCATGGTCGAGCGCGAGGAGGACCGCCAGCGAATCCACACCTACTACACGGTCCCCGAGAAGTACCTGGAGACCGAACTCGCCGAGGAACTCCGCAAGGGGCTCGACCTGCTGGCGGACCTGAAGGACGAGGTCGACGGCGACCTCGACGAGCGCGTCGAGGAGCGCCTGGACACCGCCGAGGACCTCCTCTCGGAGTTCGACGAGCGCGGCACGACCATCGGAGCCAAGGAGATCGACGGCAGCCACGTGGTCGAGCTCCCCGTCGCCTCCTTCTCCAACGTCAAGCCCTTCGAGGAGGTCATCCTGTTCACGCTGGGCGAGCACGGCGAGTTCGAGTCCGTCTCGGAACTCGCCCAGGAACTGGCCCGCGAACTCGGCGAGGAGTACACCGACTCCTTCCGATCGAAGGTCATCTACAACGTCGACCGCCTCGGCCCCGGCGGCAAGGGTTACATCGAGCAGGAGGAACACGGGAAATCGTATCGGACTCGGCTGTCCCGCATCGGCGAGCTGTGGGTGCGCGCCCACGGCGACGGCGAGCGGCCCGAAGTCTAG